A single region of the Clostridia bacterium genome encodes:
- a CDS encoding HPr family phosphocarrier protein has protein sequence MKSVVLSLTYADVKDFVNTVSKYTVETDLKSGRYTVDAKSILGIFSLDLSKPITLEIHDGKDVDELIKDLKPYIKD, from the coding sequence ATGAAATCTGTTGTGCTCAGTCTTACTTATGCTGATGTAAAGGATTTCGTTAATACCGTTAGCAAATACACGGTTGAAACTGACCTTAAAAGCGGCCGATATACTGTAGATGCAAAATCAATATTAGGAATTTTCAGTTTGGATTTGTCCAAACCCATTACCCTAGAAATCCATGACGGAAAAGACGTGGACGAACTTATAAAAGATTTGAAGCCTTATATTAAAGACTAA
- a CDS encoding ECF transporter S component, translated as MKSIRIVDIPSQYVKIKAIKIKETYMQNARHLNRSVYNIALIAVFGAFIFVFTAFVHFPVGMGYVHLGDIFIFVACMFLGYYAVIPSAIGSALADLFLGYSFYAPATLIIKALMPVIMLLIKGKKQSNILVLIGMIAASVFMQIGYTSFEVLLVAIGNPNATTYAAVLAPLLILSNFTQTLFGVAGGWILIKVSQKLNLFDRIKVLISIEKENHE; from the coding sequence ATGAAATCAATTAGAATTGTTGACATACCGTCACAATATGTTAAAATCAAAGCAATAAAAATTAAGGAAACATATATGCAAAACGCTAGACACCTAAATCGTTCTGTTTATAATATCGCCTTAATAGCCGTGTTCGGCGCTTTTATTTTCGTGTTTACCGCGTTTGTCCATTTCCCCGTAGGAATGGGGTATGTCCATTTGGGAGACATATTTATCTTTGTCGCTTGTATGTTTTTAGGCTATTACGCGGTCATTCCATCCGCCATAGGCAGCGCTTTGGCCGATTTATTTTTAGGCTACAGCTTTTACGCGCCGGCGACTTTAATAATAAAAGCGTTGATGCCCGTTATTATGCTGCTGATTAAAGGCAAAAAGCAATCCAATATACTCGTATTGATTGGAATGATTGCGGCGTCGGTGTTTATGCAGATAGGCTATACTTCTTTTGAGGTTTTGCTAGTTGCGATAGGCAACCCCAACGCTACCACATACGCCGCGGTATTAGCCCCGCTTTTGATATTGTCTAATTTTACCCAAACCTTGTTCGGGGTAGCGGGCGGCTGGATTTTGATTAAGGTATCCCAAAAACTCAATTTGTTTGATAGAATAAAGGTGTTGATTTCTATAGAAAAGGAAAATCACGAATGA
- a CDS encoding MFS transporter, giving the protein MIFLKNKIAQKPIMSTPAKAMYGFGSLGFCMVSQTATSLLMYFGTVAHLMPGTLMGIALFIGTIWDGASDPIFGSLSDRAKSKIFGRRHGFMFFGMFGVALVNIFLWWLPKTFPVWAKFIWFVVFILLFQTFNTIFQTPYQALGVELASSYDDRSSIEVFKTIFFLIGMIIPIVLLAVIFTDKENVEQYQTMAYIGSCVMLISSALAFMGTYNQLPRLNIKAREGTIEKKSVLVVFVDFIKSFKVKNFRALVVGYAISLMSAAFLTSIGLHFFQYTFNLDYTQTAIALGGLFLMTILSQPIWMFISRKLDKKGALIMGVAIGLVGIVYEGFVFISYYYLNTIVDGELFIYLVAGMLVIGLGVGAIFSMPGSMMGDLIAVEQARTGINKTGTYNSFMTFAYKLSQSFSSFMAGIILDIIGFDAQKEMSKTVFASLGWAVLACIFIVLTVSIIFFAQYSITKKEIQELTANVSNNIIE; this is encoded by the coding sequence ATGATTTTTCTAAAGAACAAAATCGCGCAAAAGCCTATAATGTCCACGCCCGCGAAAGCTATGTATGGGTTTGGAAGCTTGGGCTTTTGCATGGTTTCTCAGACCGCGACATCGCTTTTAATGTACTTTGGAACCGTCGCCCATCTTATGCCGGGAACATTGATGGGCATAGCCTTGTTTATCGGCACGATTTGGGACGGCGCTAGCGATCCGATATTCGGCTCGCTGTCCGATAGAGCCAAGAGCAAAATATTTGGCCGAAGACACGGCTTTATGTTCTTTGGAATGTTTGGCGTCGCCTTGGTCAATATATTCCTATGGTGGCTGCCTAAAACTTTTCCCGTCTGGGCTAAGTTTATTTGGTTTGTGGTATTTATCCTGCTTTTCCAAACATTCAACACAATCTTTCAAACGCCTTATCAAGCGCTCGGCGTGGAACTAGCCAGCAGCTACGACGACCGCTCGTCTATAGAAGTTTTTAAAACAATTTTCTTCTTGATAGGAATGATTATTCCTATCGTGTTACTGGCTGTAATTTTTACCGACAAAGAAAACGTAGAGCAATACCAAACGATGGCCTATATAGGCTCTTGCGTTATGCTTATATCAAGCGCCTTAGCCTTTATGGGCACATATAACCAACTGCCTAGACTCAATATTAAGGCGCGCGAGGGCACAATAGAGAAAAAATCGGTTTTAGTTGTATTTGTAGATTTTATAAAATCCTTTAAGGTAAAAAACTTCAGAGCCTTAGTCGTAGGATACGCGATATCCTTAATGAGCGCGGCGTTCTTGACGTCTATTGGTCTACACTTCTTCCAATACACCTTTAACCTAGACTATACTCAAACCGCGATAGCATTGGGCGGCTTGTTCTTGATGACGATATTGTCCCAGCCCATTTGGATGTTCATATCCCGCAAACTCGACAAAAAAGGCGCGCTCATTATGGGCGTGGCTATAGGGCTTGTGGGCATAGTGTATGAAGGATTTGTTTTCATTTCGTATTACTATCTTAATACCATTGTGGACGGGGAACTGTTTATTTACCTAGTCGCCGGAATGCTGGTAATAGGCTTAGGCGTAGGCGCGATATTCTCTATGCCTGGTTCTATGATGGGCGACCTAATAGCCGTCGAGCAAGCCCGCACCGGCATAAACAAGACCGGAACGTATAACTCCTTTATGACCTTCGCTTATAAGCTATCCCAAAGCTTTTCGTCCTTTATGGCGGGCATAATTTTGGATATTATAGGCTTCGACGCTCAAAAAGAGATGAGCAAAACGGTTTTCGCTTCTCTAGGCTGGGCGGTATTGGCTTGTATCTTTATAGTGCTTACGGTAAGCATTATATTCTTTGCCCAATACAGCATTACCAAAAAAGAAATCCAAGAACTTACCGCAAACGTTTCAAACAACATTATCGAATAA
- a CDS encoding MBL fold metallo-hydrolase, protein MKLYVLGCMGPYPEKDAALSGYLVESKSAKVLLDCGNGVLARLQNYTDIIKLDAVILTHLHADHMSDILVLRYYCAFNNLKLDVYLPQEDSLEYSLISSCENFNIINIEPDKTYKIKDLNIHFVEMAHPKKCFGVRLEDEKAVLAYTGDTTLNPNLDKLTLGADTVLMDCAFPTQAHKPQTPHMSLSQGALYAQNKPFKLLVTHIIPNTDITNELKELGLNRVYQDDIYEIIRQGYNLINRAGE, encoded by the coding sequence ATGAAGTTATATGTCTTAGGCTGTATGGGGCCTTACCCCGAAAAAGACGCCGCCTTAAGCGGTTATTTGGTGGAATCAAAAAGCGCTAAGGTCTTATTAGACTGCGGCAACGGCGTTTTGGCGCGGCTTCAAAATTATACGGACATAATCAAACTTGACGCGGTGATTTTGACGCACTTGCACGCCGACCATATGTCGGATATCTTGGTATTGAGATATTACTGCGCTTTTAACAACCTAAAATTAGACGTTTATTTGCCCCAAGAAGACAGCCTAGAATACAGTCTAATATCTTCTTGCGAAAACTTTAATATTATCAATATCGAGCCCGACAAAACCTATAAAATCAAAGACTTAAACATCCATTTTGTCGAGATGGCTCACCCCAAAAAGTGCTTTGGGGTAAGGCTGGAAGACGAAAAGGCAGTCTTGGCCTATACCGGGGACACCACGCTAAACCCTAACCTTGATAAGCTGACTTTGGGGGCGGACACGGTATTAATGGATTGCGCCTTTCCTACGCAAGCTCATAAACCCCAAACGCCGCATATGTCGCTGTCCCAAGGCGCGCTGTATGCCCAAAATAAGCCGTTTAAACTTCTTGTGACGCACATAATCCCCAATACCGATATAACTAACGAGCTAAAAGAACTTGGTCTAAATAGAGTCTATCAGGACGACATATACGAAATTATCCGTCAGGGATATAACTTAATCAATAGAGCGGGGGAATAA